A window of the Desulfobacterales bacterium genome harbors these coding sequences:
- a CDS encoding toxin-antitoxin system HicB family antitoxin — protein MTEIKVKLPDKLHFKVCEVSKINNIAIDDIIAAALAQKLFRMIPDFYLEERAKQSTGEGFSIVLSQVPDIIPDEYDRL, from the coding sequence ATGACAGAGATTAAAGTAAAATTGCCTGACAAATTGCATTTTAAAGTTTGTGAAGTATCTAAAATTAATAATATTGCTATAGATGACATAATTGCTGCCGCATTGGCTCAAAAACTTTTTAGAATGATACCTGATTTTTATCTTGAAGAAAGAGCTAAGCAATCAACAGGAGAGGGTTTCTCTATCGTTCTTTCTCAAGTGCCAGATATAATTCCCGATGAATATGATAGGCTGTGA
- a CDS encoding type II toxin-antitoxin system HicB family antitoxin has protein sequence MNTFTAIIHKEADFYVSECPEVGTASQGKTIEESVKNLQEATVLYLNSLFLHQRITL, from the coding sequence ATGAACACATTTACAGCTATTATTCATAAAGAAGCTGACTTTTATGTCTCTGAGTGTCCTGAAGTAGGTACCGCCAGCCAAGGAAAAACGATTGAAGAATCAGTAAAAAATTTGCAGGAAGCAACCGTATTATACTTGAACTCGCTTTTTCTTCATCAGCGGATTACATTGTAA